The Trichosurus vulpecula isolate mTriVul1 chromosome 3, mTriVul1.pri, whole genome shotgun sequence genome includes a window with the following:
- the LOC118840817 gene encoding 60S ribosomal protein L39 encodes MSSHKTFRIKRFLAKKQKQNRPIPQWIRMKTGNKIRYNSKRRHWRRTKLGL; translated from the coding sequence ATGTCCTCTCATAAAACATTTAGAATCAAGAGGTTCCTGGccaagaaacagaagcagaatcGTCCCATCCCTCAATGGATCCGAATGAAAACTGGTAATAAGATCAGGTACAACTCAAAAAGGAGACACTGGAGAAGGACCAAGCTGGGATTATAA